The DNA segment TGGTTTGCCTCAAGAGTGCTGCAGGGCAAATAAAACTGTACAAGGAGCGCTGGGGTGGCCAAAATGTCAAGCGCGAAAGGCAAACAACATGCGCAGCACGACAGCGTCAGCGGCCAGCGCAAATATATTTCAGAAAATATATAATACACCGTACAAAACACGGAACAAGCCGCAAAGAGAGACGTACAACAACAACGCTCGTTTACACCAGCTGAATGACACCAATGATGAGATTACAATACCAACGGTGGACAAGCAATTTACGACTGTACTCCCAAATAACATAGAATTGTAACTGAAATattgtcagtaaaaaaaaaaatgcaccaagAAAGGCACCAGGAACCGCATATAAGTTACACCGAAAATATTTGACACCACGAATGagtgaatgaaaaaaatacaGTGCTCATTCCCTGAGGCACACAACACTCTGCCATTGATTTACTGGCTTCAAAGTGCACTGATGTTTAAATGCACAAAAGTGCGAAAAGAAACAGAATATACCGTTAGTTGCAAGAATATAAAGCAATAATTTTCAAAGTGCTCAGTAGGCATGCAAATAAAAGTCCCCACTGAAAAATAAACCACATGTTAAgcctaaaaataaaaataaagacacAAAACTATACATTTAAATTATGTTAGACCTTAACATGGCATAAACTTGAACACAAATATTCTTAGGTGTCGCATTAATAGAAAGCTTGAAGTTAGTCAATGTTAAACAGTCTAAGCTGCCTGTGACAGGCACACAGCATAGCACATTTCATCACAGTCTATCACCGTACAAACATCGGGCTTAACAGGTTATTAGTCATAAGCATGGAAATACATATCAAGCGTGAGATTATGCTGCCAGAACACAAGCAACAGTTTTGTCAACGATAATATACGCATAAGAGGGGAAAATAAAAGCAAATGTACAAGCAATATATGCAGTCAAGCTAATGTACTCTGCTCAGAGGTTGGTCTTCCCCTCGTCAAAAATTTAAAAGAGATTTAAATGCAATCAGCAATGAAATCATGATTACTTCCTAACAGTGCAACAAACAAATCTTATAATTTCCACTAAACGCTGCAGCCACACATCACCATACTGCAGCAGCTCATTTGGTTCTATAAGACATCTTGACACATTTTAAATGAGCTACGTAAACACAATGTTCTTCAAACATGAATATACTCTTCAAAACAGTCATGGGCAACAATATTCACGCGCAAACTATTTGTTCCATGGAAATGAGAAGTAAAAAGGCCCCACTTTTGCACAATAATTTTGACCACTGTCGTAAAGGCAGCAACATATGCTTTCAGTAAGTAGCTGCATTATCTGCTGCTTCATATTTAAAATACCTGCAGGAACCATTTAACTCATGAGTACAAACCACaatagaaaaaaatgttttgacaCTATGCCTAGCTTTTATGTTATCCGGGGATACTAACAATGTCCGCTTATTGTTGCAATTTAGCATCTGGTCCTGGAAAGTATGTTGTGTgactcaggcacgtaggcaagggggggggggggccgaaattcgtccagccttctatgtGCCTgggcaacttttctttctttttgccgtggaaagactttctttcgaacatttaggcttagggccccccccccccccccgaaaaaaaatcctggctacgtgcctggtgtgACTGCACTGTCAAGCATTGGCTATgtcaaaaaaaaaggaatgtggATAATTCTTGAATGAACGGTTCTCTGTATATGAAGAACACATGCCACAGTGCATTTACATTGACAGCTTTGGGCACAGCTCTTTCAGAAGGTACCTGTGCTGCTATTATATGAACCTGCTGGGCAGTGGAAATGTCAGAGCTTTCTAGAAAAGCTAGGATGTATTGAGAGCAAGCCTGGAAATCAATGGCTGTGCCCATTGTGGCAATTTTGTTCCTACCAAAAAATTTGCGTGATTCTAGTTTGGGTTTACTTTTACATACAAGTAACCAATGCATTTTAAAATAGCTTCCCTCTGGTCAACACTAACAAGTGACTTTGATCGCACCACCTTTCAGTTGCCAAGCCCAAAGACAAAAATGGGATCTGCACTCATTTTGCAAAAGTTATAACAAAAATTTGCCATTTCTGTTCATAAATGTTTGGGCATTAGCATTGGGCAAACGTCACTGCAACATGTATACGGTACAGGGCTTCTTGCAAAGACTTAATTAAAGGTAGACATTACTGTACAGCCACAATTGCATTTCATGCCACGCCTATTCAAGATAAGCCAAGTATTCCCTGTCACACCTTTCCTATAGAACTGCAGAAGCTTTTCAGAAAGTTGTGCAGGCAGTGACATAAGATATCCCTTTAGTTGATGTAACAAAATACTTTATAGTTTTAGGAGCCTCCATGTACAGTGTGAAGGTTTAACGATGCAAATGCGTGCTTTCTCACTTTGACGTACTATTGCTCGTTTGTCTCCCATATGGGGAGCACTTGGGTGTTTGGAGGAACCGCAAGCACATATAGCGTAGTATGAGAAACAAGAGAAatgcatcttctttttttttttcttcctaaaaTGCAAGAGCACTTTTCCAAAAGGTTTATGGTTAGCCTTCTCTGCGTCACAGTATTTCACAGGGACTGATCTTGATGATGTCCAGGCGCAATTTCATGTGCGCTTCGTAAAGAAAGTATAACTTCACAATGTAGGAACTCTGCTGATTAAATGCAAAACATGCTGAAGAAAAATTAGTGCTCAATTTATGGTCCTTTTCTTGATCCTGAGTTTGTGTTGGTGCATTGAAGTATAGTGGTTAATAATAGTGCCGAGCAGCTAAACAATTTGTACATAACTTTGAGCATCACAAataaagacagacagagaaataCGGTCGTGATCACCGGGCTATTTTCCTCCTGCCTGTCTCTCTATTTGCACATTCCAACGTTATGGATGCACACCAAGTAGTCAGATGAGAATGCTTGTTAAATGATGTGGTTTGACACGTGTGAGTTTTTGGTACTAATATGTGTGGACAGTTTAAAGGCAATGCAGTCATTGTCTGCATTCAACCCGTAACAAACATGCAGCATTCCAAGAACACTTCCTATTTCATGATTTACATATGTTATGCTCATTGTGCGAGGCCCCATGATGCAGGCTACAAATATCATTCATCACAAGGACAGAAGAATGTACGTCTAAGAAATACTGAACCAAAATGTTCTGCTACCAGAAAAGAAATGCCTCAACACTTAACGGCTCGGACAATGTTGTGCTAATTACTGTGTAATAAGGGGCAGTCCTAGGTCTAAGATCATTAGGCACACTTGCAAGGTACAAACCTTAACAGATAGCAAGTTAATCTGGAATGCTCTACAATATTGTGTGTGGCAGTAGGTATTATTTACATATATAGGCATGTTATTCACACCACTCTACAGCTTCCATTGTGTAGTCTGGCAACAACTATGTTTTGGCAACAGCTATGGTTATCTTTCATGGTGTTAAATACGTAAACATGCACCAGTCCATCATGGCAGTCATTTTCTTCAGACACACAAATAACAATATCAGTTTACAACCGATGTAGTTTTCTAATGAAATGAAAGAAGCAGGCACCCTCTTCAACGCAAGTCTGTTTGTGCTGCTATTTTGTAACAATGCCTTGTACTTGGCTCTATGCATGTCTTGTCATCTAGTAATAATGGTGGGCTAATACTCTTGATAACTATAGTGCCCAGTCGTTCTGACCACTGACAAAGTGCGAAAAAGGCATTAGCATTTGAAAAGCCGTCGCTACACAATCGCCACTGCTGCACATTAGGTGTTTCACCTATTAATGAGAGAAGTTGAGAGCGTAAAAACTTGGGCTGCATAAAATTGAACAGCTGCACAAATACATGTACCAAACCTACAAAGCCAATGCACTGTTACTTACACAATTAGTGCTGTTGAGTAGCACAGTAAGATTCTCACACATTTAACACACTGTCACCCAACAGTCAAGTTGCATGCTATTACAGGAAGAATATGCGGAACGTCACATTTTTTTCCCTCACTTCGGTGAAGCTGATGACTCAACAAGTAGCACAGGAGGAAGACCAATCAAGAAATCTTTCACGCATCGCATTGCTCAGTCAGCTCCACCGCCGCTGTCGCAACCTCCTCCACCACTATCACCTCCTCCGCCGCTGTCGCAGCCGCCTCCACCACTGTCGTGGCCACCGCTGTCGTGGCCACCGCTGTCGTGGCCACCGCTGTCGTGGCCACCGCTGTCATGGCCACCGCTGTCATGACAACCGCTGTCGTGGCCGCCACTGTCATGGCCCCCACTACCATGGCCGCCGCTGTCATGCTCACCGCTATCGTGCCCAATACTCTCGTGGCCGCTGTCGGCGCCCCGGCGGGCTTCTTCGTCACTGCTGGAGTGACCAATGTCGGAAGACCAGCCACCAGGAGGGTAGTACGAGCCGGATCCAACACTACCACGTTTGTTCTTTTTATGCTTCTTGTACTTCACGGGAATAGTGTGCTTGTCTGACGAGCGGCAGAAACGGCAGATGATCCCAAGCAGTACTACCGCGATCACTATCCCAACACCAATGCCGATGCCAGTGATTACATTTACCACCATGGCCTCGTTGTTCGTTTACCTAAAAAAGTGTAACGCAAGATGTGGTTAAGAAAGGCACGCTACAGAAAGTCGAGCATGTGAAATGCTGTGCCTACAGTTACTCGGGCACAGCTATGATATACCAAGTTCATTTATATATGGGTAAACTAGGATGAACATATATAATACAATGCGTTAAGTAAAGCAAAAAAGCTAATCTATAAACAAAAAAGGTTATATATAGCCTTCAACAtttgtcacacaaaaaaaaaaagaagtgatccCACGCACCAGAACAAGTTTCCTGCATATCAGTCTGCTTAGAAATACTACTAACATTGCTGATGGCAAAAAGAAGTGCAGCGTTAGCCAAGATGAGCTCATAATAGAATGATAAACATGTGCTACATATGATTGATACATGTTGACCTTGCTTTAAGATGAGGCTTTCAGCAACTATTTGGAAATTAGGAAGCGCAATGAATTACAGATGCTCAAGTCCGTGCAATATTATTTCATGCTAGCTTCCCAAGCCATTATATTCAAACAGCACATGTTTAAGACAAGTTAAAAGGATGATGAAAAACTAAGAAACCATTTTAGTTTGGTCTTAGCTCTTTAACTGCACAGAAATGCCCAAGTATGCTTAAATAGTTTTGTACAGTCATACTGATAAATAGAAGCGTTTCGAAGGGGATCTCGCATAAAGTTCCAGACTGCAATTTTCACTCCACACTTTCGCCACTAATAACAAACCTCTCCCTGCCTGTTATCCAAGTCTAAAAAAAGGGACCATACTAATCGAACTTGTGCTCATTAGTGTACCTCTAAGACTTCTCAGCAACTGCCATTTCAGAAACCCCCACACACACCGCCGTCAACCCACACATCACCAGCACCGGTGCCACCATCACCAACCCCACCACCACTTCCATCAGCAACACACTGGTCCGCAGATGTCATGTTAATTAGCAACCCTGTTGCATACATTGCCACCTCGGTACCATCATTTTGCTGCTCTTTCAGTGACCGATGTGCGGCTATGGCGTTGCAGTAACAGCATGAGAACATTATGAGCGCAAAGAGAGTGGCAAAGCCGACAAGAATGATAGTTGTGCTGTCCATGGTGAATCACATGCGCCCGGTCAGTGACGTGCACACACAGCAGAGGAAAGGTGTTCAGTCAGCAGCTGCGCAGTGAAATGACATGTCAGTCTGCAAGCAAAAGGAAGAAGCAACGCTACAAATATATCGCAGTATAAGCAGGCAATGCGTGCATAGGAAAGTGACAAATGCAGGTTTGCAACAAGAAAAGTTATCCAACACCAATACGCCCCAGTTCATTAGCTGACAGGCATTAGCTGAAATAGTACACCAGCAAACGAGATTTCAGAAAAAATTCTTTAGATCCATAGTATGGCAACTTTCAGATCCTCGTGTAATTTCGAGTTGTTATGTATGCATGGATTAAAGAATGGATTTGGACTAAGAAGGAAAAATGTTAGCTTCAACTGCAGTTTGCTGCTGCACTCATGAtatagttgaacaataaaaaaaaacctaaagATGAGAAAACAGAAAGACAAACAGCTGTGTCACACGTTCACTTTTCAACCATGTCTTTTTTGGTTGCTTGCTATAAGAAAAATACTATCTATATGCTACGACTCCCTGGTACTGGGCACAAGGGCTGACCAATGGCTAACGTTTGTGGATCAGATGACTTGTGCTACAGTCAAATTAAACACGGACAAACACAATAGCAGATGATGTTAGCATTAGGCATCCTGTTTAATGCCGTTACTTCTTTCAAACAGAGATTGTTTTCACTATATGCACTGCACTTTTGATCTTCTTCACAAAAACTTAGAGATTAAACTCGGGCCTCACCTGTTTAGCTTCAAGTGCCAGCAGCTACAATACAAGCAGAAAAGTGAGAATAGCCAGTGGTGCGAAGCccgaacaaaaggaaaaagacaGTGAGGTTAAAAAGTGAGAGACGTCAGTGGCAAAGGCAGAAGGTGCAACAGTGTTCACAGACAGACAAGAGCAACACCGTCACAGCCTCTAAAGCGAGTGTTATACTGATTTGCGCAGCGACAGAAACCCATGTGAGCAAAACAATGATGCCTACCACCAGTCCACCTTATTTCAGAGGACCGCTCTTACGACGGCCTGTGTCACGGTCTCTGTGATGGCTGCCATAGGGACAGTGCTGCCCAGTTGCGAGCGCCGGCATGCGCACCAGAGAACACCCACTAGGGCTACCGAAAGCAGCAGCAGACAGGACGCAATCAATGCTGCCCGCTCGGCAATCTCCATGGAAGTCCGGTGCAAGTTGGCTGGTGGCAAACCTTGAACCGTTGTCACACGAGCCAAATCAGCTTCCAGGTAGTCACTAGTTTCTAGCAGGTGAATATACTGAAGTTTTCTGCCTCTACGTCATGCTGCTGACTCATGACCACTATGCGAATAAGAAAGTTTACGACTTACAGCATCGTTACAGCTGATGCTCAAGCTTCACTCATCAACTGCGGCTGTTCTAGTAAACTTAAAGGTGAGCATGCTTTTGTTCTGCCGAGGCTGTACGGCGCTTTAACGAGACTCTGCAAGTTAACAGTGTAACGGATAATTATGTAGTCAGAACAGCAATGCCATCCTCAAAATGTTCTCACCCCCCGCCCACTTAGgcgagctgtgtgtgtgtgtgtgtgtgtgcgcacgcgttttttttgtttgtttttttatgtatACCGCGCTGTTCCGGAGCACGAACAACTCCCTAAAAAATAATGGCGACAAGTTCACAGAACGATATCCTAGTTTCAGTAGACTTGATCCCAGATTGCACCACACGCTTCTGAACAGCTTTACATTTTTCATGCCTACCTTTTGCAAGCAATAACATACAGCTTGTTCCCATGGTCGCTCTCAATTTTCACTACACCCTTTTACAGTGGACAGAGTTATGACGTCAAGGCTACGGCAGACAACGAGTTCAACCCGAAACACAAACTGAACTTGTTCACATTTCTCGGTGGATTGTTATTGCAAATAGCCGGATTTTACAAGTGCAGATCCGGCGTGtgagcaaaactaattttgaaaaaCCGCTTCAAAATGTAATGCGTGCCCGCCACTTTGGCGGGACATTAGGCAGCTTATTTACTTTGTTCAGCAGAAAGCTGGAATCATCGCTGGGCTCCCGCGCTCGCTTCACGTAGCTTCTTTCGTTGCTCATTGTGTGGTTGGCCAATAATAAACACCAGCAAGTCGTAGTCCACGGAAACTCTACGATCGTTAGCGCGGTGAACCGGTACATCGTTTTAGCACACATGCTCGAGTATTTCGGTATTCGAACGCCTACGTATGTCATGCAACAATCGACACAAGACATGCGGTTTGCTGACAGGACGTTAAAGAAATGTTCAACGGAACAGTACAAGGACAGCAGAAAGAAAATGAGCAGAACTTACTCGCCGTAGCGCAGCGACTGCCAAACACACCAATTCTCGGATGATCACCCAAACCAAGGCAAACGCGAAAACGCGACTCCTGCGAAGACACAACCGTGCGGCGACTGTTTGTCCGTACGTGCGGTTATGTCGCAGCGGCCAAGGCTAACCGCTTTTCGCGAACTTTACCGCGTAGTTTCAAGCCACCGGAACGACGTCGATTTCCAGCGAGGGGCAACACACGAGATCCGTAAATGACGTCCGCATGCTGGCGTCGCGAGAAGGGTTGTTCGGTGAATGTTTGCCGCTACCTCGTTGGTTGTTTACAGTTAACTCGCCGAAGGCTGGTTAGCTTTGGTGGTCAAGCGGACGCGGGAGTATTATTGGGAGCTGTTAATTTACATACGTAAGGATTACGTAGTTTGGATAAAACACAAGACGCATAGCGCACGCGATTAGGCGCGCAGAAAGGGTAAAAACAGAGCCGTCTATTCCTCTGGGTAAAAACGTTTCCACTTGACTCCAGTTGACTCCGCCTACACCGCCTTGCAACAGCTCAAGCAATCGAAGGTCGGCGTATGTGAGCCTTTTTGGGATAGATGGCAGCACAAGTTCCATGTTTTCCAACGGCGCCCAACGCTTTGTACGCTTTGTGCTTTTTTCCGGTTCCAACCTCCAACAGCAGTGTGGAAGCCCGTTGGACCATACGTTGGACAAGTGATCAGGACCATTATCGCAGCTATATTAGACGGTAATACAACGGAACCAAGGTTAAAAAACTACATAACCATTTTTTGACAGATCTCAGAGGTCGTGaacaaaatgatgatgataacaacacagaaaactgggcgagtttgTATGCAAACAGAAGGATCCGTTTTCCTTCTCTAAACTTTATTTGAAagtaagcgcttgtgtcgtaTTCTTCTCTATTTGTCTCCGTCGTCAGTGCGCGCTCTCTggtaacgatgatgatgatgttcacCGCTTTGACGTCTAGCGCCACTTCATAGGGCGCGGTGAAAGGCTGCTACCCGGGAAATTTGAATGATGAGGTGGTGTCGTCGTCGTCGGGGCAGCATTTTTGACAGCAGCAACCTTTAAACCATCCTTAATTGCCTCTTTATTCCATGGATTGTGCACAAAATAGAATTACGTGGTGGTAGCGTAAATGTTCCGTGCGGATATTTTCCTTAACGTGGAAATCGAGAAACGCGGCAAAAGAAAGTTCTGCATCACCGCCGGCAGTTCAGCGTTACCTACACTAGCAGCATTTTGCCTAAAATTgaggaaagaaaaatgagcagGAGCATAGCACAACATGACTGACACCAAAGGTATCGGCCACCCATATATTCGTCAAGTCAGAGCGCGTTTGCAGACAAACCTGTGCAAAGCAGCCAAGCAAATGTTCCCGGCTAATACGCTCTCTCTCTCGGAGGTCACATGTTGGGCCTTCCTCGAAGGAAAAGGTTGAAGACCTTCGTGAGGTGCTTCGCTTGGCCAGGCTGGCCGCGTGACGTAATTTCCTACTACTAGTTTATTCCGCCCTCCATGTTGCACACAAGTGGAGTGTTATTCTGGActttgtcaaattccgccattcgTCAGCACTAATTGGTCCAAAAGGTTGCTTCAGCCTCTCCGATCAACCTAAAATGccaccattacgaaatttgacaatatggcagaATTCGACAGTGTCTACATTAGCATCTCTGGTTCAAAGGCAGTAGTGCGATTTAGTGGCGCTGTGTGGATGAtcatatatgtatttctttctccttGTCTCTCGCTTAGCGTTTCGCCATTATTACACACGAAGGTAGCGATTGACATAGGCGTACGCACGATGGGGGcggcggtccccccccccccccgcgaaatcaCGTAAAGGGGGCCGAAGGGGCACCTAAGGGGGCAAAGTCTGGGCCGTACTTTTACTGAGTCAGACCTGTCCCGTCGTTGCTTGAAGATCAGGGTTCACTATAatcagggttatggccacgcaggttttggGGGATAATGGCGAcggaaggcccctgatgttgcattccaagatctgtttacttccaatttttactcccggaaagccaaggACCAATGATAGGCCATTACtagaagcatgtcatcgcttccttttcattttttcatcgaTTGCTCAGCACGTTTTCTTTTGGACACGACCAAccgatggggagggggggggaggggctgagATAAAACTTTGTGCCCCCTGTTGGAGAACTCTGAGCGCAGTCCTATGGCGATTGAAATTCAACTACCAGAACAAGACCCTGTGCATTTTCTCCTAAACGCTTTATTGATTGCGCTAGACAGTTGGGCCGCGCCCTCATATGTTCACCTGTCCCAGAATTTTTTGCTCTCATAAAGTGCACATTACAAATACTTGATGTCAAATCAAAATTCGTACAACTATTTGACAATGCGGGCGTTACTTCGTgagtaaaaggaaaagaaagacgtCACAGCATATGAACTTCCAAGTTCGCATCCACGGTAGAATGCACAGAATGGCGAGCTCTCACTTCGAGGTCACGGCCTCTGCGACACTGAACACCGTGTTGAAGTCGTCTGTGCAACCGCTGAAACACTACTGAAGGGCCGGCCTGTCCTTGCGTACTCGAGGCGGTCTTGGTGACGGCTATGTAAAAGAGACCTGTGGGTCACTGCTCCACGAAGGAAACAACACTGGAGTTAACTCTCGGCGTATATATTAAGCATCTCAGTACTTTTGATAAGAGAAAACGCACCAGCAGTAAGACATCCATTGTGTTTCGAATGCAAATGCTGCATTGATATAGTTTCGATTTCAACTTCAGGCGGCATTTGATCGCTTCACAATTTGCCGGTGCTTCCACTCTCGCACAATAATACACTCAGGGAGAACTTGAGCTCTTTTGTTCTTCAATCTTTACGGACTTCTTCTTGGCGTAAGTCTGGTACGTCTGTGTGTACACGGTGTGCTTCCGCGGAGGCTCCACCGTTGGAGGGGGCGTATAATCGATCGGCGGCTCTATGTAGTACGGGTGAAACGGGTATCCGttacgctgctgctgctgctgcggatcGTGGAATGGCGGCAATGGTAGTGGCTGCGGCTGTTGCTTCGGCTGTGGCTGCGGCACCGGCTGTGGAAATGGCTGTGGATACGGCTGTGGCGGTTCTTCCGGGCGCCACTGGTGGTGGTCGTGCTGCTGCCGAGGGTCCATGCACGGCGACTGCGGTTGCTGGTGGTCGTCGGCGAACAGTGGATGCGTCAtctggttgctgctgctgcttccgtTGTTGCCGAGGTAGGAGCGCACGTTGCATAGCAACCAGAGGCCAAATATGCCGCACGCGGCTATGACGATTAGCAGAATAAACCACAGCAGCAGGTTCTCCATGAGCAGCGCCAGGGCTGATGTGTATGTGGGTCTTCTGCACGGACAGCACAAAAAACACATTCAGATATCAAGAACAACCAACGGGGCGTGAGCTCAAATCACAGGAGACTTTAGAAGACAGCGGAGGTGTGACGCAAGTAGGCCAGAAGACAAAAGTAGGAGGCGTCACAGCAAAGCTACGTTAAATGAACAATATGTGTAGCCTAGATTAAATCATGTGCTACTATAAATTATACTTACGTTTTTGAGTAGTAAGAGCTATATTAGGGGGCTGGGCCATATACCAGAACATATACATACATAGTAGCGAAATATTACGGGTGGCATTAAACTTCCCAAGTCTCCACACCTTGTCGCCATGCTGACAGCGTTTACACGCGTGGTTAAAGCAAGTAATTATGGGTGAATAGCCGCTACACTGCACACAAGCCGCAGACAATTCCCTTCACTCTTGAGCTTGTGTGCACGCCTGACTTTTCCAACGTGAATTAGTTCGCGGACCGCTTGCCCAGACCGGACGAGCTGGACTGCTTGTCCAGACCAGCCCGACTCAAACGGTCTATAGAAAAGAGTTTTTTTCGTGTCTAGTGGACGTGTCGCGGACGCTGATCAAGCTCGACTTATCGGTTAGCTTCCGCAGGTCGCATCTTTGCATCGTCCCTCCTCAACACCCTCCTCAaatttccttttttccccttccccttGTTATCCGAATGTGGAATAGCAGTTTAGGGGCGCATGCTAATCCTAATCTTCCTTCTCTCTGTGTGGCATTTCGTGCCAACTCGCTGCATTCGATTTCCATTTCGTGTGAACTTATCCTTGTCTAGTCTAAGAACTGCTCGTCCAAGCGGGCTAATGCCACCGAAATTTTCGCGAAAATTGGCGACATTGATCCCCTCTAAAGGGGCACTAAGGAGGCAACACAATTTCCCTCGTATCAGCAAATTACCTTTCCACAATACATAAAGCACCTCTCCCTTGCTTTGAGAAGACGCTTGCGGTAAgccagaaaacgcacaaaaaggaaATACAGGCAATGAAGCCACATTCTGGTTGCCTCCCTAactcgtcgtgacgtcatagattttgacggcgtctgctataGGCCTACGTAATTCGGTAAAAGTTATTTGCATTGTGTTCTAATAGAGCAGTGATAGCCAAGCAAGTTCGGGGAAATTTTATTGATCCAAAGtggctttgaaatccgtgaagtCACACAGACATTCGTGTGCTGAGGTTCTGATGCAAAATTCAGAAATGCAAGATTCACATTGATTTTCTCGTCTCTGAATGAGCATACGCTGATGAAATGAACCATAGAGTTCCCAAAGGACAATTTATAATTCTAACCTTATTTAGTGTTTCACTTTGTGTCCCTTTAGAGTCTAGACTACGTGGACACAGAATCGCAAACATCGCCCTTTGTAACCGCTTTTTATTAGTGGTACGAGCACCATGTTACACACGTGTTTCtcctccaagcacttccggtccagcacttacttccggttttaggAATACTCAGAAACAAGTATTTCAGAAAATAGAAATACAAGGCTctgaagttaagagttatattggacacatgtgatatcggagcataacttgacttaagggccaattaactgtcaggataattgatGAAAATTATTTGAGTTCACTGAAAAATTTTGAGCAGCTGGCatcgttgcggcatctggcggaTCAGATCTCAACCACGGGCTTTGTACTACATGGCCTCAGcgatccgcttcggcggcaggaATGCGCCAGGGCACATGAACGTCGATGTGCGAGTGCCACAACCAGACAACTAAGTCAAGGAtcgcctccagattttttttctcaggcttaattctcttttcttctttcttttccttgtgtAGACAGCATCTGAGCTCACTATATAATGGCACATTCGTGTGGTCGTTTGAGAGCGTTCTGGCCGTGTTTGAAAGGGGTGAATCCAACAGCTTTAAAGAACTACAACGAGAATAAGCAGGTATCTAAGTCATATTCCTCTTTCCTTATCAGGTATTGGGTCGCTTATTTTGGTAGTAGAGCTCAGTTGCTCCTTTACATCTATTTTTCATAGCCTCCGGAGCGCTCTGAAACAACCACCAAAATGTac comes from the Rhipicephalus sanguineus isolate Rsan-2018 chromosome 6, BIME_Rsan_1.4, whole genome shotgun sequence genome and includes:
- the LOC119398029 gene encoding pleckstrin homology-like domain family A member 1; this encodes MENLLLWFILLIVIAACGIFGLWLLCNVRSYLGNNGSSSSNQMTHPLFADDHQQPQSPCMDPRQQHDHHQWRPEEPPQPYPQPFPQPVPQPQPKQQPQPLPLPPFHDPQQQQQRNGYPFHPYYIEPPIDYTPPPTVEPPRKHTVYTQTYQTYAKKKSVKIEEQKSSSSP